One Narcine bancroftii isolate sNarBan1 chromosome 3, sNarBan1.hap1, whole genome shotgun sequence DNA window includes the following coding sequences:
- the LOC138758499 gene encoding sphingosine 1-phosphate receptor 2-like, with translation MDEESTPCTKPFSNYYNKNLIIFYYNLTNKLKDSKYKSQDLSVVSVIFIILCSFIILENLLVLVAICRYKKFHSAMYYFIGNLALSDLFAGVAYIFNLVFSGGRTMTLTPLQWFFREGTMFIALSASVLSLLAIAIERHAAIVKVKLYSSDKNSRMCLLIGSCWIASVLLGGLPIMGWNCMCHLSGCSTVLPLFSKNYILFCITILSIILLAIVILYLRIYLIVRSSHCETAAPQTLALLKTVTIVLGVFIVCWAPTFIILLLDFAYDGSDCKILFKAEYFLGLATLNSAMNPIIYTLRSRDMRRAFLNVLCCCTSVMGKKTQMSTYFNTLRHPSTLDRSYHKHEALDSPMMPECTTFV, from the coding sequence ATGGATGAGGAGTCCACACCATGCACAAAGCCCTTCAGCAACTACTACAACAAGAACCTAATCATTTTTTATTATAACCTGACCAATAAACTTAAGGACTCCAAGTACAAGTCACAGGACCTCAGTGTTGTGTctgttatctttatcattttgTGTTCCTTCATCATCCTTGAAAACCTGCTGGTCCTTGTGGCCATCTGTAGATACAAGAAGTTCCATTCGGCCATGTACTACTTCATCGGTAACTTGGCGCTATCGGACTTGTTTGCCGGCGTCGCTTACATCTTCAACCTCGTGTTTTCAGGCGGACGGACCATGACGCTGACACCGTTGCAGTGGTTTTTCCGCGAAGGTACCATGTTCATCGCGCTGTCAGCCTCCGTCCTCAGTCTCTTGGCCATCGCCATTGAGAGGCATGCAGCCATCGTGAAGGTCAAACTGTACAGCAGTGACAAGAACAGCCGGATGTGCCTGCTGATTGGAAGCTGTTGGATTGCCTCGGTGCTGCTGGGTGGGTTGCCCATCATGGGCTGGAACTGCATGTGCCATCTGAGTGGTTGCTCCACTGtgctccctctcttctccaaGAACTACATCCTATTCTGCATCACCATCCTCAGCATCATTCTGCTGGCCATTGTCATCCTGTACTTGCGGATTTACCTGATTGTGAGATCGAGCCACTGTGAAACAGCAGCCCCGCAGACCTTGGCCTTGTTGAAGACTGTGACCATTGTGCTTGGTGTGTTCATTGTGTGCTGGGCACCCACCTTCATCATCTTGCTGCTGGACTTTGCCTATGATGGGAGCGATTGCAAGATCCTTTTCAAAGCTGAGTATTTTCTGGGCCTTGCCACGCTCAACTCGGCCATGAACCCCATCATTTATACCCTGAGGAGTAGGGATATGCGGAGGGCATTCCTGAACGTTCTCTGCTGCTGCACCTCAGTGATGGGCAAAAAGACACAGATGAGCACCTACTTCAACACACTTCGCCACCCCAGTACCCTGGATCGGTCCTACCATAAACACGAGGCACTCGACTCGCCAATGATGCCAGAATGTACGACCTTTGTGTGA